Proteins found in one uncultured Desulfuromonas sp. genomic segment:
- a CDS encoding universal stress protein, protein MSFKILVPICDGVTSKATVQALIDHKDQFNTPITLLHVVNLDKMDYRMIPDFQIDMVRQYATKTGEKFLAEQTTLLQNAGLEIIARMETGSPRDTICRIANDENFSLVVIGRHSSGEIRDVLFGSVSNHVLHGVKCPVLLF, encoded by the coding sequence ATGTCGTTTAAAATTCTCGTTCCTATCTGTGATGGTGTGACAAGTAAAGCGACGGTTCAGGCTTTGATTGACCATAAAGATCAGTTCAACACACCGATCACCCTGCTGCACGTCGTCAATCTCGACAAGATGGATTACCGTATGATTCCTGACTTTCAGATTGATATGGTGCGCCAATACGCCACCAAAACCGGCGAAAAGTTTCTTGCGGAGCAAACCACGCTGCTGCAGAACGCCGGGCTGGAGATCATTGCCCGGATGGAAACCGGTTCACCACGTGATACCATCTGCCGGATAGCCAATGACGAGAATTTTTCGCTGGTGGTCATTGGCCGCCATTCCAGCGGTGAAATCCGCGATGTGCTGTTCGGCTCGGTGTCCAATCACGTTTTGCATGGCGTAAAATGCCCAGTCCTGCTATTCTAA
- a CDS encoding tandem-95 repeat protein: MADELKLDTTNEEMISQAAETSAAVQANPEAAQPEAMITLPEPGTVAVVPVQAGQQVPVAFDLNDVQISVVGGDLQLDFGNGTLLMLEDFATASAGDNPPTLVLGDGTILPGDAIVFASAETDFAPAAGPALTSGGLGEYRTDFGEVIEGVDRLGVQGPTSLGENQETVLEDTSIVLDENDPPDALDDTITMAEDTTAVIPVLTNDSDPEGDPLTIIDLGSAQNGTVTLNDNGSVIYTPNENYNGDDSFTYTISDGQGGTDTATVYITVEPANDPPDAVNDATTTDEDTSVIIPVLNNDTDLDGDTLSVESVTQGQNGQVQINEDGTVTYTPNENFNGSDTFTYTITDGQGGTDTATVTVTIAAVNDAPEAADDFYSTDEDVALVVDGTIDPTVLANDNDLDLDTLTVNTTPLTDVTNGTLTLNADGTFTYTPDANFNGNDSFVYQVSDGAGGTAQATAYITVNPDNDAPEAADDFYTTNEDVALVVDGTIDPTVLANDNDLDLDTLTVNTTPLTDVANGTLTLNADGTFTYTPDANFNGNDSFVYQISDGAGGTAQATAYITVLPVNDAPAAADDFYSTNEDVALVVDGTIDSTVLANDNDLDLDTLTVNTTPITDVSNGSLTLNADGTFTYTPDTNFNGNDSFVYQISDGAGGTAQATAYITVIPVNDAPVAADDFYSTNEDVALVVDGTIDPTVLANDNDLDLDTLTVNTTPITDVSNGTLTLSADGTFTYTPDTNFNGNDSFVYQISDGAGGTAQATAYITVIPVNDAPTAADDHYTTDENITLEVDGSIDPTILANDNDIDLDTLTVNTTPIVDVDNGSLTLNADGTFTYAPDANFNGNDSFVYQVSDGAGGTAQATVYITVNPVNGAPEAADDYYSTNEDVALVVDGTINPTVLANDNDLDLDTLTVNTTPITDVSNGSLTLNADGTFTYTPDTNFNGNDSFVYQISDGAGGTAQATAYITVIPVNDAPVAVADNNTITELADDIISDNEVTGNVLTGASSGGTDSIDDNDPSGDSLFADFFVVTVDGTTVGDGATDVTLLGNYGTLTISGDGSYTYELDDANTTVQALNTDSTPLSDVFNYTMNDGDGGTDSANLTITINGVDDAVTLTAATNTTVSEEGLTYGNLDALPDGYALLPGDDPLNNPNDNTNLVINAGSFTLNADTQYTMDSISLATDATVKTADGVDITFNWVDGDYALIGSRDDNGDEVIRISVQSVTPNLDNYEVAYQVTLSEAIEHPFVGDGSGLIYDESSVTEDDEDELSLFIDVTAGDTTFTDAFTVTVEDDSPLNIMPDAAELPNLPLGTFTGNLDFDGQIEDNIGADQPGSVQFPVALETLTDTGLTSGGLNIHYDVSADGQTLTAYTVAGTVFTIALNVDGAGVDQYTINMIGTVDGGATSIDFNAGGYDFVGGNGAWAGFSTEANDDSFDLLLTPIGAGTVNTNANEGGVGGGNSVGPGEAIRADFVVDLTGDPKGTPYTDAANQDHVFDSHYEVNGASALFTHTTGSTVLIKAYDDADGNDVGDGVQDDITAIGISYGGGEVFVSSALGNSQTVTLDGHDFDVTFDGSDAQIAGVLQGVALSAFTADGYNSIEFWHDGGETFKIGDFGTTLTEPGQSVEFSVPLDIYDADGDMAAGTIDVVLTPDSDIGTASTLQALMVEDPMIYEFSANGGEGDLVIDGFDVNQDVIRLTDVLDLDTDGSLDSGDVSVGVFADGNDLVLTISGQDGVDTNVTLADVGSYQGVDSLDSLAQAGFQVEYSS, encoded by the coding sequence ATGGCTGACGAACTAAAACTGGACACGACCAATGAAGAGATGATTTCGCAGGCGGCGGAAACTTCTGCTGCTGTTCAAGCAAATCCTGAAGCGGCACAGCCTGAAGCAATGATCACCCTCCCTGAACCAGGGACGGTTGCTGTGGTTCCCGTACAAGCGGGGCAACAGGTTCCTGTCGCATTTGACTTGAACGACGTGCAAATAAGTGTTGTCGGTGGCGATCTGCAACTTGATTTCGGCAACGGAACACTATTGATGCTGGAAGACTTCGCAACGGCTTCGGCGGGTGACAACCCACCGACATTGGTGCTCGGTGATGGGACGATATTGCCGGGCGATGCCATCGTCTTTGCGTCGGCGGAAACCGATTTTGCTCCTGCAGCCGGCCCTGCTTTAACAAGTGGCGGTTTGGGTGAATATCGCACCGATTTTGGTGAGGTTATTGAGGGCGTTGATCGTCTTGGAGTGCAAGGACCGACCTCTCTAGGGGAAAATCAGGAAACCGTACTCGAAGATACCAGTATTGTGTTGGATGAAAATGATCCCCCCGATGCTCTCGATGACACCATTACAATGGCGGAAGACACCACCGCCGTTATTCCCGTTTTGACGAATGACAGTGATCCAGAGGGTGATCCGTTGACGATCATTGATCTGGGCTCGGCGCAAAACGGTACAGTGACTCTCAATGACAATGGCAGCGTCATCTACACCCCCAACGAAAACTATAACGGCGACGACAGCTTCACCTATACCATCAGTGATGGTCAGGGCGGAACCGACACCGCCACCGTCTATATTACCGTAGAACCGGCCAATGATCCCCCTGATGCGGTTAATGATGCAACGACCACAGACGAAGATACCTCGGTGATTATCCCGGTGCTGAATAATGATACCGATCTGGATGGTGATACGTTAAGCGTTGAAAGCGTCACTCAGGGGCAGAACGGTCAGGTGCAGATCAATGAAGACGGCACGGTGACCTACACCCCGAACGAAAATTTCAACGGTAGCGATACGTTTACTTACACCATCACCGATGGTCAGGGTGGGACAGACACCGCCACGGTGACCGTGACGATTGCCGCGGTGAACGACGCGCCGGAAGCTGCCGATGATTTTTATTCCACTGATGAAGATGTGGCGCTGGTTGTTGATGGCACCATTGATCCAACAGTACTCGCTAACGACAACGATCTGGATCTGGATACGTTGACCGTTAATACGACACCGCTTACGGATGTGACCAACGGTACGCTGACTCTGAACGCCGACGGAACCTTCACCTATACACCGGATGCCAACTTTAACGGTAACGACAGCTTCGTCTATCAAGTGAGCGATGGTGCCGGAGGCACGGCTCAAGCGACCGCCTACATCACGGTGAACCCGGACAATGATGCGCCGGAAGCTGCTGATGACTTTTATACGACCAATGAAGATGTGGCACTGGTTGTTGATGGCACCATTGATCCAACGGTATTAGCCAACGACAACGATTTGGATCTGGATACGTTGACAGTTAATACCACACCGCTTACCGATGTGGCCAACGGTACGCTGACTCTGAACGCCGACGGAACCTTCACCTATACGCCGGATGCCAACTTTAACGGTAACGACAGCTTCGTCTATCAGATAAGCGATGGGGCCGGTGGGACAGCCCAAGCCACCGCGTATATCACGGTACTTCCAGTAAACGACGCTCCGGCTGCCGCTGACGACTTCTATAGCACCAATGAAGATGTGGCGCTGGTCGTCGATGGCACCATCGATTCAACGGTACTTGCCAACGACAACGATCTGGACCTGGATACGCTGACCGTTAATACGACACCGATCACCGATGTGTCCAACGGCTCGTTGACACTGAATGCAGACGGGACCTTCACTTATACGCCGGATACCAACTTCAACGGCAATGACAGCTTCGTCTATCAGATCAGCGATGGGGCCGGTGGGACAGCCCAAGCCACCGCGTATATCACAGTGATTCCGGTCAACGATGCGCCGGTGGCTGCCGATGACTTCTACAGCACCAATGAGGATGTGGCGCTGGTCGTCGATGGCACCATTGATCCGACGGTGCTGGCCAACGACAACGATCTTGACCTGGATACGTTGACCGTCAATACGACACCAATCACGGATGTGAGTAACGGTACGCTGACGTTGAGTGCCGACGGTACCTTCACTTATACGCCGGATACCAACTTCAACGGCAATGACAGCTTCGTCTATCAGATCAGCGATGGGGCCGGTGGGACAGCCCAAGCCACCGCGTATATCACAGTGATTCCGGTCAATGACGCGCCAACGGCAGCGGATGACCACTACACGACCGATGAGAATATTACTCTGGAGGTGGATGGTAGTATTGATCCGACCATTCTGGCCAATGACAACGATATTGATCTGGATACCTTGACGGTGAACACGACACCGATTGTCGATGTGGACAACGGCTCGTTGACACTGAACGCCGACGGCACCTTCACGTATGCGCCGGACGCCAACTTCAACGGTAATGACAGCTTCGTCTATCAGGTCAGTGATGGTGCCGGTGGAACCGCGCAGGCAACAGTCTATATTACCGTCAATCCGGTTAATGGCGCGCCGGAAGCTGCTGATGATTACTACAGCACCAATGAAGATGTGGCGCTGGTCGTCGATGGCACCATTAATCCGACTGTGCTGGCCAACGACAACGATCTGGACCTGGATACGTTGACCGTTAATACGACACCGATCACCGATGTGTCCAACGGCTCGTTGACACTGAATGCCGACGGGACCTTCACTTATACGCCGGATACCAACTTCAACGGCAATGACAGCTTCGTCTATCAGATCAGTGATGGTGCCGGTGGTACAGCTCAAGCGACCGCCTATATCACGGTGATCCCGGTAAATGACGCGCCGGTCGCGGTTGCGGACAACAATACTATCACCGAGCTGGCCGATGACATCATCTCGGACAACGAGGTGACCGGTAATGTTCTTACCGGAGCCAGCAGCGGCGGCACGGACAGCATTGACGACAATGATCCGTCCGGTGACAGCTTGTTTGCCGACTTCTTCGTGGTCACCGTGGACGGTACGACCGTGGGTGACGGTGCCACTGATGTCACCCTTCTCGGCAACTATGGGACCCTGACCATCAGTGGCGACGGCAGTTACACCTACGAGTTGGACGATGCCAACACGACTGTCCAGGCGCTGAATACCGACAGTACACCACTCAGCGACGTGTTCAACTACACCATGAACGACGGTGACGGCGGCACGGATAGCGCCAATCTGACCATCACCATAAACGGCGTAGATGATGCGGTGACATTGACCGCCGCAACAAATACCACGGTTTCCGAAGAGGGCCTCACCTATGGCAATCTGGATGCCCTACCGGATGGTTATGCGCTGTTGCCGGGTGATGATCCACTCAATAACCCGAATGACAACACCAATCTTGTCATTAATGCCGGCAGCTTTACCCTTAACGCGGATACCCAATACACCATGGACAGCATCAGTCTGGCGACGGATGCCACAGTGAAAACCGCTGATGGTGTTGATATCACCTTTAACTGGGTTGATGGCGACTATGCCCTGATTGGTAGCCGTGATGACAATGGTGATGAAGTGATTCGCATCAGTGTTCAAAGTGTTACTCCGAATCTTGACAACTATGAGGTTGCCTATCAGGTGACGCTCAGTGAAGCGATTGAACACCCCTTTGTCGGTGACGGCAGTGGTCTCATTTATGATGAGAGTAGCGTGACCGAGGATGATGAAGATGAACTGTCACTGTTCATTGATGTCACCGCAGGCGACACCACCTTCACGGATGCGTTTACCGTGACTGTGGAGGATGACAGCCCGCTGAACATAATGCCGGATGCTGCTGAGTTGCCAAACCTGCCGCTCGGCACGTTCACCGGTAATCTGGATTTTGACGGCCAGATTGAAGACAATATCGGTGCTGACCAGCCAGGAAGCGTACAGTTCCCGGTTGCTCTGGAAACTCTCACCGATACCGGTTTGACCTCCGGTGGTTTGAATATTCACTACGATGTTTCCGCGGATGGCCAGACCCTGACCGCTTACACGGTGGCTGGCACGGTGTTCACCATCGCCCTCAATGTTGACGGAGCTGGCGTTGATCAGTACACCATCAACATGATCGGCACGGTGGATGGTGGCGCAACATCAATCGATTTTAACGCCGGTGGCTACGATTTCGTCGGTGGTAACGGGGCTTGGGCTGGTTTCTCAACCGAGGCCAATGATGACAGCTTTGATCTGTTGCTGACGCCGATCGGTGCCGGCACGGTCAACACCAATGCCAACGAAGGTGGGGTTGGTGGCGGGAACTCGGTTGGTCCGGGTGAGGCCATACGCGCCGACTTTGTTGTTGATCTCACCGGTGATCCTAAAGGGACGCCTTATACCGATGCCGCCAATCAGGACCATGTGTTTGACAGTCATTATGAGGTCAATGGCGCGTCTGCCCTGTTTACCCACACGACTGGCAGTACCGTCCTGATCAAGGCCTATGATGACGCTGACGGCAATGATGTTGGTGATGGTGTTCAGGATGATATTACCGCGATTGGGATCAGTTATGGCGGCGGGGAAGTCTTTGTCTCCTCGGCACTCGGCAACAGTCAAACCGTGACACTGGATGGCCATGATTTTGATGTCACGTTTGATGGCTCAGACGCTCAGATTGCCGGTGTCTTACAAGGTGTGGCCCTGTCGGCATTCACCGCAGATGGCTATAACAGCATTGAGTTCTGGCATGACGGCGGAGAGACCTTTAAAATTGGTGACTTCGGGACGACGCTCACCGAGCCTGGGCAGTCGGTTGAATTCTCTGTGCCGCTGGATATCTACGATGCTGACGGCGATATGGCTGCCGGAACCATTGATGTTGTTTTGACACCGGACAGTGATATTGGAACAGCCAGTACTCTCCAGGCACTGATGGTCGAAGACCCGATGATTTACGAATTCAGTGCCAACGGCGGCGAAGGTGATCTGGTGATTGACGGTTTCGATGTCAATCAGGATGTCATCCGACTCACCGATGTTCTTGATCTCGATACAGATGGGAGTCTGGACAGTGGTGATGTTTCGGTTGGTGTTTTTGCCGATGGCAATGATCTGGTACTGACCATCAGCGGTCAGGATGGCGTTGATACCAATGTCACTCTGGCTGATGTCGGCTCTTACCAGGGCGTTGACAGTCTGGACAGCCTCGCTCAGGCTGGATTCCAGGTGGAATATAGCAGCTGA
- a CDS encoding TolC family protein: MQLAKKNVKDHEDIIGMLEELQDAGAGSVADVVQAQGRLARSRASLANAKSDLRQAQANYLRVVGHPLDEATFNTLVAAVAPATLEQALELTECGNPKVLALKANMREANQRVAVVGSKFYPKTHLELRTSYEEEVESSQTYERNHQAMVRLRWNLLNGGADYYERKAAASRFSQTSSEHSNQLLDVLEETRNTWAEYEAAQESKAAYYDAVDYNNKTLDSYLKQFRVSQRTLLDVLDARNELYQSSGQLVTSRVNEVIAAYRLRALAGQLNETLEIQPQLFEVAMSE; the protein is encoded by the coding sequence GTGCAACTGGCCAAAAAAAATGTCAAAGACCATGAGGATATTATCGGCATGCTTGAGGAACTTCAGGACGCCGGTGCCGGAAGTGTTGCCGATGTGGTTCAGGCTCAGGGACGCCTGGCACGCTCACGTGCTTCTCTGGCAAACGCCAAGAGTGACTTACGCCAGGCTCAAGCCAATTATCTGCGTGTTGTCGGTCATCCACTCGATGAAGCAACCTTCAATACGTTGGTTGCCGCAGTTGCCCCTGCAACTCTGGAGCAGGCTCTGGAGCTGACCGAATGTGGTAATCCGAAAGTGTTGGCATTGAAGGCCAATATGCGTGAAGCCAATCAGCGCGTGGCTGTGGTTGGGTCCAAATTTTATCCCAAAACCCATTTGGAACTGCGCACCAGCTATGAAGAAGAGGTGGAAAGCTCTCAGACCTATGAACGCAATCATCAGGCCATGGTCCGTTTGCGCTGGAACCTGCTGAATGGTGGTGCGGATTATTACGAACGTAAGGCGGCGGCATCGCGTTTCTCGCAGACCTCGTCAGAACACAGCAATCAACTTCTTGATGTTCTGGAAGAAACGCGCAACACCTGGGCGGAATATGAGGCGGCTCAGGAGAGCAAAGCAGCCTATTATGACGCTGTTGATTACAACAATAAGACCCTGGACAGCTATTTGAAACAATTTCGCGTTTCGCAACGGACATTGTTGGATGTGCTTGATGCGCGTAATGAATTGTATCAATCTTCGGGGCAGTTGGTGACCAGTCGTGTCAATGAAGTGATCGCTGCTTATCGGTTACGGGCCCTTGCCGGCCAGCTTAACGAAACCTTAGAAATCCAACCGCAGCTTTTTGAAGTCGCAATGTCAGAATAA
- a CDS encoding IS630 family transposase translates to MTPRKIQYWVIPPNVDAEFTAAMEDVLDVYAQPYDEAYPVICMDEQPVQLTRETRTPIAATKEHPRRVDYEYERAGTACIFMFTEPLSGWRNVTARPHRTKVDWALEMEELLRTCYAKARKVIVVCDNLNTHTRGAFYEAFEPEKARELVKRVEFHYTPKHGSWLNIAENELSSMTRQCLSGRRIESIEMLRKETAAWASASNKKQRGVDWQFTIDNARNKLKSLYPKIKM, encoded by the coding sequence ATGACACCGCGTAAAATACAATACTGGGTCATCCCGCCAAATGTTGATGCTGAGTTTACGGCCGCGATGGAGGATGTCCTCGATGTTTATGCCCAGCCCTACGATGAGGCCTACCCCGTCATCTGTATGGATGAACAGCCTGTTCAATTGACCCGAGAAACGCGCACACCGATTGCCGCGACCAAAGAGCATCCGCGACGCGTGGATTATGAATATGAACGGGCCGGAACCGCCTGTATCTTCATGTTTACAGAGCCATTATCCGGTTGGCGTAACGTGACGGCTCGTCCGCATCGAACCAAAGTCGACTGGGCATTGGAAATGGAAGAGCTGCTGCGAACGTGCTATGCCAAAGCCCGGAAGGTTATTGTGGTGTGCGATAACCTCAACACCCATACACGCGGAGCATTTTATGAAGCTTTTGAACCCGAAAAAGCCCGCGAACTGGTAAAACGCGTCGAGTTTCACTATACACCCAAACATGGCAGCTGGTTGAATATCGCGGAGAACGAACTGAGTTCAATGACTCGCCAGTGTCTGTCGGGACGCAGAATCGAAAGCATAGAGATGCTACGCAAAGAAACTGCGGCTTGGGCCAGCGCAAGCAACAAGAAACAACGCGGCGTTGACTGGCAGTTTACAATTGACAACGCTCGCAACAAATTGAAGTCGCTCTACCCGAAAATTAAGATGTGA
- a CDS encoding helix-turn-helix domain-containing protein: MVKKYIVRLSDQERQHLEEIVKRLKGSSQKVRRANILLKANVDGANWNDAKIAEALSCRTRTVENLRKRFVLEGFDSVLNRKKRETPPIAKKLDGKQEAEIIALRLGPAPSGFANWSLRLLAERVVELGIVESISHETLRRTLKRGA, translated from the coding sequence ATGGTCAAAAAATATATCGTTCGCCTGTCGGATCAAGAACGTCAACACTTAGAGGAAATCGTCAAGCGTCTAAAAGGGTCGTCACAGAAGGTACGGCGAGCCAACATTCTTCTTAAAGCGAATGTAGACGGAGCCAATTGGAACGATGCCAAAATCGCCGAAGCCCTGTCTTGCCGTACCCGCACAGTTGAAAATCTCAGAAAAAGATTTGTTCTGGAGGGCTTTGATTCAGTGCTGAATCGTAAAAAACGCGAAACACCTCCCATTGCAAAGAAACTTGACGGGAAACAGGAAGCTGAAATCATCGCGTTACGTTTGGGGCCGGCTCCCAGCGGCTTTGCCAACTGGTCGTTACGCCTTTTAGCTGAGCGCGTCGTGGAGCTTGGAATCGTTGAATCGATCAGCCATGAAACGTTACGTAGAACGTTAAAAAGGGGGGCATGA
- a CDS encoding TolC family protein, with protein MSLVLLIIGIFLFVVSSAGAETTLQESVSSALKTNPQLQILQHNQRAVGYQVNQVRSGYFPRLDLTLGYGTEAHDDEVTRARGDDDTFQDRGEAALQLTQLLYDGGETSRRVAAEKEKFASAQKRVLDNAEAIALDAVIAHMQVYRQQELVHCHR; from the coding sequence ATGAGTTTGGTGTTGCTTATTATTGGCATTTTCTTATTTGTTGTTTCATCTGCCGGTGCAGAAACAACGTTGCAGGAAAGTGTCAGTTCAGCTCTGAAAACGAATCCACAACTACAAATCCTTCAACATAACCAGCGTGCTGTCGGTTATCAGGTCAATCAAGTGCGTTCTGGATATTTTCCGCGCCTCGATCTGACCCTGGGCTATGGGACTGAAGCACATGACGACGAAGTGACCCGGGCTCGTGGTGACGATGACACGTTTCAGGACCGTGGTGAAGCGGCATTACAGCTGACTCAGCTTCTTTATGATGGTGGGGAAACATCACGCCGGGTTGCTGCTGAAAAAGAGAAATTCGCTTCTGCACAGAAGCGTGTTTTGGATAATGCTGAAGCCATTGCTCTGGATGCTGTCATTGCTCACATGCAGGTTTATCGTCAACAGGAGCTAGTGCACTGTCACCGCTAA
- a CDS encoding type I secretion system permease/ATPase, giving the protein MAENHMKLNSSVNKEDKIPPRLGRTNIDTTAPILLSLCTLSSMLGQPLTLDVLTSSLPTDRRTPSIAACLRAAEQQGLSARSFHRPQLKALSRLTLPCLLLLHDNNSCILTDLRGEEATIIPAELDGQRRTLSLNELQQDYSGYCIFAHVRSKMDKRVGDKEQVSTRQWFWGTILRFWPIYKHVLLATAVINILGIAGPLFIMNVYDRVVPNNALETLWVLALGVMIAYIFDFILRNLRGYFVDIAGKNADVLIASQLMQQLTAIRMDHKPDSTGTLANNLREFEALREFFSSSTLLALVDIPFIAIFIALIGYIGGPLAWAPALAVPVVILIGLLIQVPFRQMIDQGYRESSQKSALLVEAIFGLETIKTSLARGQIQQRWEKVVGANARTSARVKSLANFSLSFSIFATHVVSVLIIIGGVYLIGEGRMTLGGLIACNILVGRALSPLAAVAAMFTRLQQARSALGALDMLMKIPNESPEDQQFMRQPHLANSLAFEEIRFAYPQAKTMAIRDLTLKIRPGERVGIIGRTGCGKSTLGRLALGLYTPEQGQISVGGIDIRQLHVADLRSRIGYVSQDNYLFYGSIRDNITFGAPEADDQAILHAARISGVSDFIHQHPAGFDCPVGERGSALSGGQRQAITIARALLTNPDILIFDEPTSAMDNGSEQRFCQRLKPELSGKTLLLFTHRFGLLTMVDRLIVMDGGRIVADGPKRHVLEALKKQQIHATSA; this is encoded by the coding sequence ATGGCTGAAAATCATATGAAGTTAAATAGTTCTGTTAACAAAGAGGATAAGATTCCTCCTCGTTTGGGTCGGACAAACATCGATACCACAGCGCCGATTCTGTTGAGTTTGTGCACATTATCCTCCATGCTCGGACAACCTCTGACTCTGGACGTGTTGACATCATCGCTGCCGACAGATCGACGCACGCCATCCATTGCCGCCTGCTTGCGTGCTGCAGAGCAACAGGGATTGTCGGCACGCAGCTTTCATCGGCCGCAGCTCAAAGCACTGTCCCGGCTGACGCTGCCCTGCCTTTTGCTGTTACACGACAACAACAGCTGCATTCTGACGGACCTCCGTGGGGAAGAAGCCACCATTATCCCTGCGGAACTGGATGGTCAACGTCGGACCCTTTCCCTCAATGAGCTGCAACAGGATTATTCGGGCTATTGCATCTTTGCCCATGTCCGCAGCAAGATGGACAAGCGGGTGGGCGACAAGGAACAAGTCTCGACGCGCCAATGGTTCTGGGGCACGATTCTGCGCTTCTGGCCGATCTACAAACACGTTCTGCTGGCCACGGCGGTGATCAACATCCTCGGCATTGCCGGACCGCTGTTTATTATGAATGTGTACGACCGGGTGGTTCCCAACAATGCACTTGAAACACTCTGGGTGCTGGCCCTGGGGGTCATGATTGCCTACATCTTTGATTTTATTCTGCGCAACCTGCGCGGCTACTTTGTTGACATCGCCGGAAAAAATGCCGACGTGCTGATTGCCAGCCAACTGATGCAGCAACTGACGGCAATCCGCATGGATCACAAACCCGACTCCACCGGCACCCTGGCCAATAATCTGCGCGAATTCGAAGCGCTGCGCGAATTTTTCAGTTCGTCCACGCTTCTGGCGTTGGTCGATATTCCATTTATCGCCATTTTTATTGCTCTGATCGGCTACATTGGCGGTCCGCTGGCCTGGGCTCCAGCACTGGCGGTTCCTGTCGTCATCCTGATCGGCCTGCTGATCCAGGTGCCGTTTCGCCAGATGATTGATCAGGGTTATCGCGAATCGTCCCAGAAAAGTGCCTTACTGGTGGAGGCAATTTTCGGTCTTGAAACCATTAAAACCTCTCTGGCCCGTGGCCAGATTCAGCAACGTTGGGAAAAAGTGGTCGGTGCCAACGCCCGCACCAGCGCCAGGGTTAAATCCCTGGCCAATTTCTCGTTGTCGTTTTCCATCTTCGCCACCCATGTGGTCAGTGTGCTGATCATTATTGGCGGAGTCTACCTGATCGGCGAAGGACGCATGACCCTTGGCGGCCTGATCGCCTGTAATATTCTGGTAGGACGGGCCCTGTCTCCCCTGGCTGCCGTTGCCGCCATGTTCACCCGTCTGCAACAGGCCCGCAGCGCGTTGGGCGCTCTGGACATGCTGATGAAAATCCCCAATGAATCCCCGGAAGATCAGCAGTTCATGCGTCAGCCTCATCTGGCCAATTCTCTGGCGTTTGAAGAGATCCGCTTCGCCTACCCACAGGCCAAGACCATGGCGATTCGTGACCTGACCCTGAAAATCCGTCCGGGAGAACGGGTGGGCATCATCGGCCGCACCGGTTGCGGCAAAAGCACTCTGGGCCGTCTTGCCCTGGGGTTGTACACGCCGGAGCAGGGCCAGATCAGTGTCGGCGGAATCGACATCCGCCAGTTACATGTGGCGGACCTGCGCAGCCGCATCGGCTATGTTTCCCAGGACAACTATCTGTTTTACGGTAGCATTCGCGACAACATCACCTTTGGTGCTCCCGAGGCGGATGATCAGGCAATTCTGCATGCTGCGCGCATCTCAGGTGTCAGTGATTTTATCCATCAACACCCGGCAGGCTTTGATTGTCCGGTCGGTGAACGGGGTTCCGCTCTGTCCGGTGGTCAACGTCAGGCCATCACCATTGCCCGGGCGCTGTTGACCAATCCGGACATTCTGATTTTTGACGAACCGACCAGCGCCATGGATAACGGCTCGGAACAACGGTTCTGTCAACGGTTGAAACCGGAGCTGTCGGGGAAAACTCTGTTATTATTTACCCATCGCTTCGGACTGCTGACCATGGTCGACCGTCTGATTGTCATGGATGGCGGCCGCATTGTTGCCGACGGCCCCAAACGCCATGTTCTTGA